The following proteins are co-located in the Bremerella cremea genome:
- a CDS encoding polyprenol monophosphomannose synthase, with protein MNKIADKTEPIRRNQTDNEGYFSAKNGRVLVAVATYNEIDNLPIFVERLADTLPNVDLLVIDDGSPDGTGDWCQQEAKVNPRIHCLHRRGKPGLGSAIIAAMQYAVKHNYEVMINLDADLSHPPEMIPEILEAYEENDPATTVVIGSRYIRGGGIKGWPWKRHLMSRAINLYTRWLLWLPMADCSGSFRAYPVKLLKKIDFESFLSQGYSFFEEILYHLKQEGAYFVEVPFTFVERQHGASKISLQKAMIAVVTIFRLGLKVWRPF; from the coding sequence ATGAATAAAATCGCTGACAAAACCGAACCGATTCGCCGTAATCAAACCGACAACGAGGGCTATTTCTCCGCTAAGAATGGCCGTGTGCTGGTGGCCGTGGCGACGTACAACGAGATCGATAACCTACCGATCTTCGTAGAACGCCTGGCGGACACCTTGCCAAACGTCGATTTGCTGGTGATCGATGACGGTTCCCCCGACGGAACCGGCGATTGGTGCCAGCAGGAAGCCAAGGTAAATCCGCGCATTCATTGCCTCCACCGGCGTGGCAAACCAGGACTTGGTTCGGCGATCATCGCCGCCATGCAATATGCGGTGAAGCATAATTACGAGGTGATGATTAACCTCGATGCAGACCTCAGCCATCCTCCTGAGATGATTCCAGAAATCTTGGAGGCGTATGAAGAAAACGATCCCGCGACAACCGTGGTGATCGGCTCGCGCTATATCCGCGGAGGAGGAATCAAAGGTTGGCCGTGGAAACGCCACCTCATGAGCCGAGCCATTAACCTTTACACGCGCTGGCTTCTTTGGTTGCCAATGGCCGACTGCAGCGGATCGTTTCGGGCTTACCCGGTGAAGCTGCTCAAGAAAATTGATTTCGAGTCCTTCCTAAGCCAAGGCTACTCTTTTTTCGAGGAGATCCTGTATCACCTCAAACAAGAAGGGGCTTATTTTGTGGAAGTGCCGTTCACCTTTGTGGAACGTCAACATGGGGCTTCTAAAATAAGCTTACAGAAGGCGATGATCGCCGTCGTCACAATCTTTCGGCTCGGTCTCAAGGTTTGGCGCCCGTTCTAG
- a CDS encoding SDR family oxidoreductase, translating into MAKNLVTGGAGFIGSHIVDALLTRGDQVVIYDNLSTGRQENIAQHENATFVEGCITDAQQLSSALSGVEYVFHQAALASVPLSVERPLDTNLHCVTGTLNVLNEARKANVKRVVYAASSSAYGDQPFLAKRETDLPAPLSPYAVAKLAGEYYCQAFYHTYGLETVGLRYFNVFGPRQDPDSPYSAVIPIFLTLLLQGKQPVVYGDGNQSRDFTYVKNIVNANLAAATAEDVAGRIINVANGKSTSLLTLLKLLNEQLGTDIQPKHDPPRAGDVRDSMADNTLATQLLQYEIEVDFEEGLKQSVEYYRQLALQRS; encoded by the coding sequence ATGGCCAAAAATCTAGTTACCGGTGGTGCCGGTTTTATTGGTTCTCACATTGTCGATGCCTTGTTAACGCGAGGTGACCAGGTCGTTATCTACGATAACTTGAGCACCGGTCGGCAAGAGAATATCGCTCAGCATGAAAACGCGACATTTGTTGAGGGCTGCATCACCGATGCCCAACAATTGTCTTCTGCTTTATCAGGCGTGGAGTATGTTTTTCATCAGGCTGCGTTAGCTTCTGTGCCTCTGAGCGTGGAACGCCCGCTCGATACCAATCTGCACTGCGTTACCGGCACGCTCAACGTTTTGAATGAAGCTCGCAAGGCAAACGTCAAACGTGTGGTCTATGCGGCTTCGAGCAGTGCTTATGGCGATCAGCCGTTTCTCGCCAAACGAGAAACCGATTTGCCTGCTCCCCTTTCGCCGTATGCCGTTGCCAAGTTAGCCGGGGAATATTACTGCCAGGCGTTCTATCATACATACGGCCTAGAAACGGTAGGCCTGCGTTATTTTAATGTGTTTGGCCCACGCCAAGATCCAGATAGCCCCTACTCCGCTGTCATCCCGATCTTCTTGACACTCCTTTTGCAGGGTAAGCAGCCGGTTGTCTATGGCGACGGCAATCAGTCGCGTGACTTCACTTACGTCAAAAATATCGTCAATGCGAACCTTGCCGCAGCAACTGCAGAGGATGTGGCTGGGCGGATTATCAATGTCGCCAACGGTAAAAGCACGTCCCTGCTCACACTGCTGAAACTACTCAACGAGCAACTGGGGACAGATATCCAGCCCAAGCACGATCCGCCGCGGGCTGGCGATGTGCGAGACAGCATGGCCGACAACACGTTGGCGACACAACTGCTGCAATACGAGATCGAAGTCGATTTTGAAGAAGGTTTAAAACAGTCCGTTGAGTATTACCGCCAACTAGCTCTGCAGCGTTCTTAA
- a CDS encoding MFS transporter has product MNSAVGASPETLSEPQIAYGREFWLAYFAHTALIVCNSSLFRYFDFVSFLGGDEYDLGMITGFGMGGAVLARFAQGTLIDRVGPRVVWLGSLVLLIVALLGHFWVTTIDSPLIYGLRLCYMVGLAGAFGASITSISLKAPKGRGTELIGVLGSSGFIGLGIGPVLGDYIFAENTPLETKVHLMFLVAMTAGGVAFVLTLLATWKERPRPAGHHPSLVKLIRQYHPGWMLVMAFAMGMGVIFPQIFLRGYAKEVGIANIGSFFLVYAITAFTFRLMTRRLPEQIGVKKTATIGILTMAASLVMYMVVHNPWLLPIPAFLCGVAHALLFPAIIGGGSIAFPKKYRGTGTNLMLVLVDSGGLVGQPLIGAMIAGCRVLDWPAYPLTFISMGCFLSTIALLNQRFAKPIIAQEDELHEVEERSLCANENL; this is encoded by the coding sequence ATGAATTCTGCCGTCGGCGCGTCCCCAGAGACGTTGAGCGAGCCGCAAATCGCTTACGGTCGCGAGTTTTGGCTGGCTTATTTTGCCCACACGGCACTGATTGTCTGCAACAGTTCACTCTTTCGGTATTTTGATTTCGTCTCCTTCCTGGGTGGGGATGAATACGATTTGGGAATGATTACCGGCTTTGGCATGGGCGGCGCCGTTCTGGCCCGATTCGCGCAGGGAACACTGATTGATCGGGTTGGGCCGCGTGTTGTCTGGTTGGGTTCTCTTGTCCTCTTAATTGTTGCTCTATTAGGACACTTTTGGGTTACCACGATCGACAGCCCACTCATTTATGGGTTGCGATTGTGCTACATGGTCGGCTTGGCTGGAGCATTTGGGGCTTCGATAACTTCCATTTCCCTAAAAGCACCCAAAGGGCGGGGCACCGAGTTGATAGGAGTGCTTGGCTCCTCCGGTTTCATTGGTCTCGGAATCGGACCGGTACTTGGGGATTATATTTTTGCTGAAAACACCCCGCTCGAAACCAAAGTTCATCTGATGTTCCTCGTCGCCATGACCGCAGGTGGGGTTGCCTTTGTGCTGACACTTTTAGCCACCTGGAAAGAACGTCCACGTCCTGCGGGACATCATCCGTCGCTTGTAAAGCTGATTCGCCAATATCATCCTGGCTGGATGCTGGTCATGGCGTTTGCGATGGGGATGGGGGTGATCTTTCCCCAGATCTTCCTTCGTGGTTATGCCAAAGAAGTTGGCATCGCGAATATTGGATCGTTCTTTTTGGTGTATGCGATAACCGCATTTACGTTTCGGCTGATGACTCGGCGCCTACCGGAACAAATCGGCGTCAAGAAGACCGCCACCATCGGAATTCTGACGATGGCTGCCAGTCTTGTGATGTATATGGTTGTTCACAATCCATGGCTGTTACCCATTCCTGCGTTCCTCTGTGGAGTCGCCCATGCATTGCTTTTCCCAGCGATCATTGGCGGAGGAAGCATCGCCTTTCCCAAGAAATATCGTGGGACCGGCACCAACTTAATGTTAGTACTGGTCGATAGTGGTGGCTTAGTGGGGCAGCCCCTAATCGGAGCGATGATCGCTGGCTGCCGCGTTTTGGACTGGCCCGCCTATCCACTTACGTTTATTTCGATGGGCTGCTTCCTAAGCACGATTGCTCTGCTGAACCAACGCTTTGCGAAACCGATTATTGCTCAGGAAGATGAACTCCACGAAGTAGAAGAACGTTCGCTGTGTGCCAACGAAAACCTTTAA
- a CDS encoding DUF6807 family protein: MLLARPTIFALIIGLLSCSWLQAAESFQLKVAEQGERHRALPLKVDVTVPAAFAEVKVVQLSAEGIEPIIAQITKPGLGRHFEDPLSREVHFVIPKNAVGPLRDFTVSLVEDADQLVGFRFQDEAGKYKDLLYGDRPVMRYMYEAVDTSSEDRRHETMKVYHHLYDPQGEHLLTKGPGGLFQHHRGIFYGFNRISYEQDGQKMSADVWHCHKNESQTHEEFVREEVGPVFARQIVQIDWNGQDGNTFATELREISVYHVEGAQVIDFASQLAAKADNLKLDGDPQHAGFQYRATQHVPDKTAKQTYYVRPDGKGVPGKFRNWPGDKNHVDLEFNALSFVAFDQRYTCCYLDSPENPKPARFSERDYGRFGSYFATHVSKEEPLDLHYRLWLEPGELDVAQVQQLRDDFVDPPKVTVEMNTNS, translated from the coding sequence ATGCTTCTGGCTCGTCCCACCATATTCGCACTTATCATTGGCCTGCTCAGTTGCTCTTGGCTGCAAGCGGCTGAGTCGTTTCAGCTGAAAGTTGCTGAACAAGGAGAACGGCACCGCGCATTACCGTTGAAGGTGGATGTGACGGTCCCAGCAGCGTTCGCGGAAGTGAAAGTCGTGCAGCTTTCCGCCGAGGGAATCGAACCGATCATCGCTCAAATAACTAAGCCAGGTCTTGGACGACATTTCGAAGATCCTTTGTCGCGTGAAGTTCATTTTGTAATTCCCAAGAATGCCGTTGGCCCTTTACGAGACTTTACCGTTTCGTTGGTTGAGGATGCCGATCAGCTTGTCGGTTTTCGTTTCCAAGATGAAGCCGGAAAATACAAAGACCTTTTGTACGGTGATCGCCCGGTTATGCGGTACATGTACGAAGCGGTCGACACCAGCAGCGAAGATCGACGCCACGAGACGATGAAGGTCTATCATCACTTGTATGATCCCCAAGGCGAGCATCTGCTAACCAAAGGCCCCGGTGGCTTGTTTCAGCATCATCGTGGTATTTTTTACGGATTCAATCGAATCAGTTACGAGCAAGATGGACAGAAAATGTCGGCGGATGTCTGGCATTGTCACAAGAACGAAAGTCAGACTCACGAAGAATTTGTCCGCGAAGAAGTCGGTCCGGTCTTTGCTCGACAGATCGTTCAAATTGATTGGAATGGACAAGACGGCAATACCTTTGCAACGGAGTTGCGCGAGATCTCTGTGTACCATGTCGAGGGGGCTCAGGTAATTGATTTCGCTTCACAATTGGCGGCCAAAGCCGACAATCTCAAGCTAGATGGCGATCCTCAACACGCTGGTTTTCAGTATCGTGCCACGCAGCATGTGCCTGACAAGACGGCCAAGCAAACCTACTACGTGCGACCAGATGGGAAGGGAGTTCCTGGCAAGTTTCGCAATTGGCCAGGGGATAAGAATCACGTCGATCTCGAATTTAACGCCCTCAGTTTTGTGGCCTTCGACCAACGCTACACATGCTGTTATTTAGATTCTCCTGAAAATCCCAAGCCTGCTCGCTTTAGTGAGCGTGACTATGGCCGTTTTGGTTCCTATTTCGCGACGCACGTTTCGAAGGAAGAACCTCTTGATTTGCATTATCGCTTGTGGCTTGAACCGGGGGAGCTCGATGTCGCTCAGGTTCAGCAGTTACGCGACGATTTTGTCGACCCGCCTAAAGTCACCGTCGAGATGAACACCAATTCTTAG
- a CDS encoding phosphoribosylanthranilate isomerase, translating to MPVPEMFRVKICGLTDFENAIAVAHSGADAIGLNFYSGSKRRVEPATAEKIANSVRGEVQIVGLFVNATHDEIMQTQRRVGFDWIQLHGDESREFAETIHNELDIPILAASRGTLLRWGTSGEGFQPQAVLMDAAVAGEFGGTGQQTDWQLAATWRSQPQLTRFVLAGGLTPENVAEAIRMVQPSAIDVAGGVEISGKPGIKDMGRVEALVSAAQSAFARIESS from the coding sequence ATGCCTGTGCCTGAGATGTTCCGCGTCAAGATTTGCGGCCTGACCGACTTCGAGAACGCTATTGCCGTCGCGCATAGCGGCGCCGATGCGATTGGCCTGAACTTCTACTCAGGAAGCAAACGTAGAGTCGAACCGGCAACGGCAGAGAAAATCGCCAATTCGGTCCGAGGAGAAGTTCAAATCGTGGGGCTTTTCGTCAATGCGACTCACGACGAAATCATGCAGACTCAACGACGAGTTGGTTTTGACTGGATCCAACTACACGGCGACGAAAGTCGGGAGTTCGCTGAGACCATTCATAACGAGCTCGATATTCCTATCTTAGCCGCCAGCCGTGGCACCCTTCTTCGGTGGGGCACCTCAGGCGAAGGATTCCAGCCACAAGCGGTTCTGATGGATGCCGCTGTAGCAGGCGAATTCGGGGGGACCGGTCAACAAACCGACTGGCAATTGGCTGCCACTTGGCGGAGCCAGCCACAATTAACCCGATTTGTCTTAGCAGGCGGCCTAACCCCAGAAAACGTGGCGGAAGCGATTCGCATGGTCCAGCCTTCGGCGATTGATGTCGCTGGCGGTGTGGAAATTAGCGGCAAACCGGGCATTAAAGACATGGGCAGAGTCGAAGCTTTGGTTTCGGCCGCACAATCAGCTTTTGCCAGAATCGAATCCTCTTAA
- the acs gene encoding acetate--CoA ligase, protein MSDGKTGQIDNVMHESRLFPPSPEFASKARVKSVEEYEKIWNEAKADIPAFWDKFAKEELHWFEPYNQVLEWNCPDAKWFVGGKTNVSYNCLDRHLGTPTADKTAILWEGEPGDQRTLTYKELHVEVCKFANVLAGLGVETGDRVSLYMPMVPELAIAMLACARIGAIHSVIFAGFSAESIADRNNDAQAKVIVTADAGWRRGKELHLKAIVDEALEKSETIEKCVVLKRVGNEIEMKPERDLWWHELMADASAEREATPLDSETPLFILYTSGSTGKPKGILHTTAGYNLYAKKSFEWVFDHRDDDIYWCTADCGWITGHSYVVYGPFSAGATCVMYEGAPNFPDEGRFWEIIEKYKVTIMYTAPTAIRAFIKWGDQWVDKHDLSSLRLLGTVGEGINPEAWMWYHKKIGGERCPIVDTWWQTETGGIMMSPLPGAIATKPGSCTRPLFGIVPGIYDSSLEEVGKNQGGMLTITQPWPGMLRGVWGDRERFEATYWSRVPGKYLAGDNARCDEDGYYWIMGRIDDVINVAGHRLSTIEVESALVSHPLVAEAAVVGRPHDIKGEAIAAFVTLKDTEASEEAREILKQHVRKEIGALAVPDDIRFTSILPKTRSGKIMRRLLRDIASGKEEVGDTTTLEDYSVLAKLRDND, encoded by the coding sequence ATGTCGGATGGGAAAACCGGGCAAATTGATAACGTGATGCACGAGTCGCGGCTCTTTCCGCCGAGTCCAGAATTTGCATCGAAGGCCCGGGTTAAATCGGTTGAAGAGTACGAGAAGATCTGGAACGAAGCTAAAGCGGATATCCCCGCCTTTTGGGATAAGTTCGCCAAAGAAGAACTGCATTGGTTCGAGCCCTACAATCAAGTTCTCGAGTGGAATTGCCCCGATGCCAAGTGGTTTGTCGGTGGCAAAACAAATGTCAGTTACAACTGCCTCGATCGCCACTTGGGAACACCAACCGCAGACAAGACTGCGATCTTGTGGGAAGGAGAGCCAGGCGATCAGCGAACGTTGACATACAAAGAACTGCACGTTGAAGTTTGCAAGTTTGCCAATGTGCTTGCCGGGCTAGGCGTAGAAACGGGCGATCGAGTTTCTTTGTACATGCCCATGGTTCCAGAGCTTGCCATCGCTATGTTGGCTTGCGCACGGATTGGTGCGATTCACTCGGTGATTTTCGCGGGCTTCTCGGCAGAGTCGATTGCCGATCGCAATAACGATGCCCAGGCCAAGGTGATTGTGACTGCCGATGCAGGCTGGCGCCGCGGGAAAGAACTGCACCTAAAAGCAATCGTCGACGAAGCACTCGAAAAATCGGAAACGATTGAAAAGTGCGTCGTGCTCAAGCGGGTCGGTAACGAAATCGAGATGAAACCCGAGCGTGATCTCTGGTGGCACGAACTGATGGCAGACGCTTCCGCCGAGCGCGAAGCGACCCCGCTCGATAGTGAGACGCCGCTATTTATTCTTTACACGAGCGGTTCCACGGGCAAACCAAAAGGGATTCTGCATACGACCGCAGGTTATAACCTGTACGCCAAGAAATCCTTTGAATGGGTCTTCGATCATCGCGACGACGACATCTATTGGTGCACGGCTGACTGCGGTTGGATTACGGGACACAGCTATGTTGTCTATGGTCCATTCTCGGCTGGGGCAACTTGCGTGATGTACGAAGGCGCTCCAAATTTTCCGGATGAAGGTCGCTTCTGGGAAATCATCGAGAAATACAAAGTCACCATTATGTATACCGCTCCCACTGCGATCCGCGCTTTCATCAAGTGGGGAGATCAGTGGGTCGACAAACATGACCTGTCGAGCCTTCGATTGCTAGGGACGGTTGGCGAGGGGATCAATCCTGAAGCTTGGATGTGGTACCACAAAAAGATCGGCGGCGAGCGTTGTCCGATTGTGGATACATGGTGGCAAACCGAAACAGGCGGCATCATGATGTCGCCACTTCCGGGGGCGATCGCCACCAAGCCTGGAAGCTGCACCCGTCCTTTGTTCGGAATTGTGCCGGGAATCTATGACTCTTCCTTAGAGGAAGTCGGCAAGAACCAAGGTGGTATGCTGACGATTACACAGCCATGGCCAGGCATGCTGCGAGGTGTTTGGGGAGATCGCGAACGCTTCGAGGCAACCTACTGGTCGCGTGTACCAGGGAAATATCTGGCAGGGGATAATGCCCGCTGTGATGAAGATGGCTACTATTGGATCATGGGCCGAATTGACGACGTGATCAACGTGGCTGGTCACCGGCTCAGTACGATCGAAGTCGAGAGTGCCTTGGTATCGCATCCTTTGGTCGCCGAAGCTGCCGTCGTGGGACGCCCGCACGACATTAAGGGAGAAGCGATTGCTGCTTTCGTAACGCTGAAAGACACCGAAGCCAGCGAAGAAGCCCGCGAGATTCTCAAGCAACACGTTCGTAAAGAGATCGGTGCTTTGGCAGTGCCGGACGATATTCGCTTTACTTCGATCTTGCCCAAAACCCGTAGCGGTAAAATTATGCGACGTCTGTTGCGTGACATTGCATCTGGCAAAGAGGAAGTGGGCGATACGACCACACTGGAAGATTACTCGGTGCTGGCCAAGCTTCGAGATAATGACTAA
- a CDS encoding ExeA family protein, which produces MYEDFFGLSHRPFPSVPSLIGYQESTSHAEAIETILRCVRRDEGIAALFATPGLGKSTLAMRLQEELEGQFEVVRLNSGHCGSRRALLQAIAYELSLPHRGMEEGEFRIQLAEYVERLDSRRVLGIVLLVDEADMLPIRLLEELRLLTNFTHKDRSQISVVLLGNQTLEERLSSPYLASFNQRIGARAYLQPLGASEAAQYIRQQMQQAGVKRPVFDESAIEVIFARSQGVPRVINQLCDHALLLASLGGLRTLDNDSMEEAWADLQRLPSPKRQIRTDAAHATDSMIEFGSLEEGTSDYPSVVRFEDRPSSAADQLEEEFVPELKEEPEVEMVFQNAANPFAEPFAKEEIIIDRFASLGDRQVTGIQRVVSPRDSEIAAFLVGGSADSHTDVDVVEPEYGNSERLVVTRDYSTTSTGFSDTDDRDIIVIETQDDIPQHPKMPAPQRRTYRQLFSQLRREQA; this is translated from the coding sequence ATGTACGAAGATTTTTTTGGTTTGTCGCATCGCCCCTTTCCTAGCGTTCCGTCATTGATCGGATATCAGGAATCGACTTCTCATGCCGAGGCTATCGAGACCATTTTGCGTTGTGTGCGGCGCGATGAAGGAATCGCTGCCCTGTTCGCCACGCCTGGTCTAGGCAAGTCGACACTCGCTATGCGTTTGCAAGAAGAGCTGGAAGGGCAATTTGAAGTTGTGCGGCTCAACAGCGGGCATTGCGGATCTCGTCGGGCTTTGCTGCAAGCGATCGCCTATGAGCTGAGTTTGCCTCATCGAGGAATGGAAGAGGGAGAGTTTCGAATTCAGCTCGCCGAGTATGTCGAGCGGTTGGATAGCCGACGCGTGTTGGGAATTGTGCTTCTGGTTGACGAAGCCGACATGCTACCTATTCGCTTGTTAGAAGAATTACGCCTGCTGACCAATTTCACCCACAAAGACCGATCGCAAATTTCGGTTGTCTTACTAGGGAATCAGACTCTCGAAGAACGATTGTCGAGTCCTTACCTGGCTTCATTCAACCAGCGAATCGGAGCCCGCGCTTATTTGCAGCCTTTAGGGGCTTCCGAAGCGGCACAATACATTCGTCAGCAAATGCAGCAAGCAGGGGTAAAACGCCCGGTGTTCGATGAGTCAGCCATCGAAGTCATCTTTGCCCGCAGCCAGGGCGTACCTCGGGTAATCAATCAGCTTTGCGACCATGCGTTGTTGTTGGCGTCGCTCGGTGGTTTGCGTACGCTTGATAACGACAGTATGGAAGAGGCTTGGGCTGATCTACAGCGGTTGCCTTCGCCCAAGCGTCAAATCAGAACGGATGCCGCCCATGCCACCGATTCGATGATTGAATTCGGCTCGTTGGAAGAGGGGACTAGTGACTATCCTTCGGTCGTCCGTTTCGAGGATCGACCATCATCAGCGGCCGATCAACTCGAAGAAGAGTTCGTGCCAGAGCTGAAAGAAGAGCCAGAAGTCGAAATGGTCTTCCAGAACGCCGCCAACCCTTTTGCCGAGCCGTTCGCTAAGGAAGAGATCATTATCGACCGGTTTGCCTCGCTGGGCGATCGGCAAGTCACTGGAATTCAGCGGGTCGTTAGCCCCCGCGATTCCGAGATCGCTGCGTTTTTAGTTGGCGGATCAGCCGATTCGCATACCGACGTCGATGTCGTTGAGCCAGAATATGGGAACTCCGAAAGACTGGTCGTAACGCGTGATTACTCGACAACCTCCACCGGTTTCTCGGATACGGATGATCGCGACATCATCGTGATTGAAACCCAAGACGACATTCCGCAGCATCCCAAGATGCCAGCCCCGCAGCGACGTACTTATCGTCAGTTGTTCTCGCAATTGCGACGGGAGCAAGCATAA
- a CDS encoding type ISP restriction/modification enzyme — translation MSISSNAYRYELELARLSPRQRRARGVFYTPWEVATAVVREIDRRLKVDFNLPLGLADSTPWRMWPGYRQLSQEIRPSRPIVRILEPSAGSGIFIVAALNQIYGNLSQGETPTTLNRKWQSFVEEDLPGRFHGVELLPDAIPAARDTIGQFFEATGLAADASQAITLHCGNALEPKIHAEIGSPATVILGNPPYAAASTNTSQWIRQLLRGKVDGQQHYRNYFEADGQPLNERKLWLHDDYVKFLRVSQWHLERAGLGVIGLVTNHGFFDNVTFRGLRFQLLDCFDRIAVLDLNGNSKKRGTSSRLARDESVFDIGQGVALSVLTKSPEVLPKTVRYGELWGGRDRKLKQLAAKSWDELTPQHLTPAPPHYFLVPRGLDVSHEYQQGISVTELIPQSTSTIVTARDAIVIDTDRGRLLARIAEFRDSTIDSGVLRAKYFPRPRSGKYPPGDTRGWQLGQAREALRKDPAWQDRITECSYRPFDRRWIYWSPDMIDWPRGKAMQAMQNPDALALVVRRQMPPDRPCNFFFVTDALTVDGILRSDNRGNETLLPMIIDGQENLQRELLPNYLQETCVRQIFAYLYALFHAAEYRTYFAESLRVDYPRVFFPPTQTTFAKLAQCGESLLTIHLRRPQLPEQQIAAATYSVAAGYPKWQEGDVWVNRQTRLTKVDSAAWLYHIGSHQVLRKWLKDRKHATLSAEEVSNYLGIVAAIGETQSVMQKVDETIKKLGGLHRALGIETAIPAS, via the coding sequence TCGGGAAATTGACCGTCGGCTAAAGGTCGATTTCAATTTACCACTTGGCCTGGCGGACTCTACCCCTTGGCGCATGTGGCCAGGTTATCGGCAACTCTCCCAGGAAATCCGACCTTCTCGTCCTATTGTCCGTATTCTAGAACCGTCGGCTGGATCGGGCATTTTTATCGTTGCAGCGCTCAATCAAATCTATGGGAACCTTTCCCAAGGCGAGACGCCCACTACGCTCAATCGAAAGTGGCAATCGTTTGTAGAGGAGGATTTGCCCGGGCGATTCCACGGCGTTGAATTGCTTCCCGATGCAATTCCGGCGGCTCGAGACACGATTGGTCAATTTTTTGAAGCCACTGGTCTAGCTGCCGATGCTTCGCAAGCGATTACATTGCATTGCGGTAACGCCTTAGAGCCAAAAATCCATGCTGAAATCGGATCTCCAGCGACTGTCATTCTGGGGAATCCTCCCTACGCAGCGGCATCAACCAATACGAGCCAATGGATCAGGCAACTTCTACGTGGCAAAGTCGACGGCCAGCAACACTACCGAAACTATTTTGAGGCGGATGGTCAGCCTCTCAACGAGCGTAAACTTTGGCTGCATGATGACTACGTCAAGTTTCTCCGCGTTTCCCAATGGCATCTCGAACGCGCCGGGCTCGGCGTGATCGGCTTAGTCACCAACCATGGCTTTTTCGACAACGTCACTTTCCGCGGTCTTCGGTTTCAGTTACTCGATTGTTTTGATCGCATTGCTGTTCTCGATCTCAATGGTAATTCCAAGAAACGAGGTACAAGCTCTCGCCTGGCCCGTGATGAAAGTGTGTTTGATATTGGTCAGGGAGTTGCCCTCTCTGTCTTGACCAAGTCGCCAGAAGTACTGCCGAAAACGGTTCGTTATGGTGAATTGTGGGGAGGACGGGATCGAAAGCTTAAACAGCTTGCCGCGAAAAGTTGGGACGAGCTGACGCCCCAACACCTCACCCCTGCTCCTCCCCATTACTTTTTGGTCCCACGCGGACTAGATGTTTCGCACGAATATCAGCAAGGAATTTCGGTTACCGAACTCATTCCTCAAAGCACTTCAACGATTGTTACCGCTCGCGATGCCATTGTGATCGATACAGACCGAGGGCGTCTTCTCGCACGCATTGCAGAGTTTCGAGATTCTACGATTGATAGCGGCGTTCTGCGGGCCAAGTATTTTCCTCGCCCGCGTAGTGGAAAATATCCCCCTGGAGATACCCGAGGCTGGCAGTTAGGCCAGGCCCGGGAAGCCCTGCGGAAAGATCCGGCTTGGCAAGATCGAATCACCGAATGCTCTTATCGGCCGTTCGATCGGCGTTGGATCTACTGGTCGCCCGACATGATCGACTGGCCGCGCGGAAAAGCTATGCAGGCAATGCAAAACCCTGACGCGTTGGCCCTGGTCGTGCGACGTCAAATGCCGCCCGATCGCCCATGTAATTTTTTCTTCGTAACCGATGCGTTAACCGTTGATGGAATTCTGAGAAGCGATAATCGTGGAAATGAAACCCTGCTCCCCATGATCATTGACGGGCAGGAGAATCTACAGCGAGAACTCTTGCCGAACTATTTGCAAGAAACCTGCGTTCGCCAAATCTTTGCTTACTTGTACGCCCTGTTTCATGCTGCCGAGTATCGTACTTATTTTGCCGAGTCGCTGCGGGTGGATTACCCTCGCGTCTTCTTTCCTCCTACGCAAACAACGTTTGCCAAGCTTGCTCAATGCGGCGAATCGCTGCTCACAATTCATTTAAGGCGTCCTCAACTGCCGGAACAGCAGATAGCAGCCGCGACTTATTCGGTGGCCGCTGGATATCCGAAGTGGCAGGAGGGCGACGTATGGGTGAATCGCCAGACCCGCTTAACGAAGGTTGACTCAGCCGCCTGGCTTTATCACATTGGCAGCCACCAAGTTCTTAGAAAGTGGCTCAAAGATCGCAAACACGCCACTTTGTCCGCGGAAGAGGTGAGCAATTACTTAGGCATTGTCGCAGCCATTGGTGAAACCCAATCGGTCATGCAGAAGGTCGATGAGACCATAAAAAAGCTCGGTGGACTACACCGAGCTTTGGGAATTGAAACCGCTATTCCAGCGAGTTAG